cgagaagaagaagcagagtGGGAGGAAGAACAGGGAAGGAGGAGACGGGAAGAAGcaagaagagagagggaaatacAAGAACCTGCTGGAAGACAACCCGAAGAAAGAGAAGAACAAAGGAGACAGAATGAGAAAGCTACAAGAAAAGAGCAAGAGGAGGAAGACAGTAGGGAAGGTGGCAGAAGAGCTCCGAGGATGCGGTGGATTTGAGAACTGGATACCCAATTGAATTGggtatttttcatcaaatctaGCATGCATGTCGGATGTCTTTATTTATGACGTCTTTTTGGTAGAATAAGCTTTCTGACCCATGTCTGTACTGTTTGATAGTTCAATAAGTTCTACTTCAATAGATGTGATGAAACTCTTCTGATAAATGTGTACGAAATTCTGCATCGGTAACTGAAAATAAACATGGCTAGAGGCAAATTGTAATTCATTTTCAGTCCTACGCCCTGTTTGGATTCGGACGGTTTATCACCTCGTcgcaatttttataaatttttatataaaatataataaataattcaattttttaaaaattttaaagtaataatattattattaaaaaataatattttatttaactcatttaaaactatattatctcatctcactatctaaacatcTAAACCTGTCCTACAGAAATAAGTAGTGCTATTTTGCTACTGAGAATAATCCAGTCCAAGTGATCGCTAGGTCAAATtgatctttatatttattttttaatttttttattcatatttttttatcattttaaaatattttaaaaaaatatatttttaacatattgataactattttcttaactattaactATTTTCCTAGGTGTAGTTTCCTATGATATGGCAAGAAGCACAGTGCTATTTTCTCCTCCAAAGCTCTGGTGTAATTAGATGGACACAATTGACTTTTGCCCTCCAGCCAGTTAAACTACAGCGTGTGGATCGTATCTTAAAATTGACCAGTCCTATCCTCCTGAGTTATTGTTAACCAGTAAAAAGTTTCCCAGTTCATATTGCATACAGTAGGTCACGTTGGACTAGGacggaaaaaaataaataaataaataaatatgcgTTGCTAATATGGTTCAAAAAAGTTCAGCTCTTCAGAGGACCGAATATAAGCAAGATATCAACTACAAGTTCCCGGGAGTTTCACGgccaaaattttttaagtaatggGCTTGGAGTTGGAGATGAGAAACTCACACACCTACAGAACTAGTTACATACGACACAACAACTGTGATGTCGTCAAGCTTGCCTCCATAATAGCTGAACCCGGCCTCTTGAGCAGCCGTAGAAAATGGTGTTGGCCGATTTCTATCGACGGCTCGCTGGCGCGCCAAAGCTGCTATCTTCTGAGCAGTTACTTGAGGTTCCAAGCCAGCTCTCACCGCATGAACAACAACAGCTGTGACCTCGTTATTATACAGGTTATCGAATAATCCATCTGTTCCAGCAATAATGACATCCCCAGCGGTGACGGGAATTGTAAATACCTGGATACATCGATCCCAGAAAGATGGTTAAGTCTGTGACACTTGAGTGTACTGATTAAGCTGCTGGTTTAATTGATGAATACTATCGGTGGGAAAATACTGAAgacatacctttttttttttttttgacaagtatatTCAAGACATATCTTTCTTAGCTTTACTTCAGGAAAAACGATATTTTCTTGTCATATTAGTAACCCAAGCTGATTTAGTTAACAATCTCTTAATTCAAGGGTTCCAGAATTATGGAAGCCTAATGCTATGCAGCTTTTCAGAACTCATGATCCAATTTACTTCCTTAACCAGTTAACCTCCGTCTAGAATTTAAATGTTgtgttggagagagagagagacagagacagagacagagacagaagGCACCAAATATTCTCCAACAATGACCATGACAGCAGCCTTATAGGGTACTATTGTCTGTGTCACTATGGCATGTATAAGTTCTTACGTGACAGAAGTAAGCTGAAACTCTTTTTTCTCGAATATATCCGGAGCAATATGTCACAGACACTAGCACAGAATGCATGCTTGCAAGGTATAGAAGAGTTAGCTGACCTGACCAGAGCTGGGTAGATCACCCCCACTGCCACTCTCCAGCTGAAATGTAAAATTGAAGCCATGCTGCTGCACTGGGGATTGGAAGACAATGCATCCATCTCTAACCACTACAAATCCACTGTCTCCTAGATTAATAGCATGCAGTCCCTGCCAAAAGAATCAAACAGAATAAACCATATTGCACGTGATGAAAAATTTCGTTATAATCTCTAGAGTAAATTAATCAAAGGGCACATAAAGAAAATCAAACATGGATGGCAAGAATTTGCTAAAGGTTTCTGTGACCCGCACCTCCATCACATATTCCATTCAGATTTTAATTGTGCCAATGCCTGCAGTCTACCACACCATTCACAGTGATTTCATACTGCTAAAAGTTGCAACTAGGCAGCCTTTTTGCCTTAAGAGGCTTCCaattaaaagggaaaaaacagAACAGTTGGGAGTTTGCAATAATCCCAGGTGTACGAAGTAAGAAAGTTATTTGCagtaaaaaaagattaaatttctCGTACATGATACAACCAAGAGAAAGGgcttacatttttcaaaaatgtcACTTGGTTGAAGACATAAACAGGAGTAACACTCCAGAAATTCAAAGGCATGAAATCTGCTAATCTAGAAAGAACAGAAAGAGGGAAGAGCCTCTGTTCCGCCACAACTGCTAAAACTTCAGTTAAGTTCGTAAATTTAAGCGTACATGTAGGTATCAAGACAAGACTCGCAATTATGTGGAGAGATATATGTGCATGTATACAagcataaacaaaaattatatgtcCTAAACGTCAGAAAAAGGCCTGAGAAAGTCATATCTTTTATAATCAAAAGCATGTCcccaaacaacaatatttataaaacattCCAACTTCCATAGGTATCAAAACCCAATAAGAGTGACAGGTATAGGGGACTTAAACTGGAGTACCATCCTCTGCTTAAAAGATGGTGGCTAGTGAATATGAGGAGGGAGAAAACCTCATCTGTGAGAGCAATGATACATGCTGTTGAGGAACCTTTGGCCTTTGTGCTTGAGTGAGCCTTCTCTAACACCCTGGCCGGGTCAATAGAACCCATGGGCTCCTCCTGAATTGCAGCCACCGAATAAGACATAAGTTCACGGGCAAATAGTCCTGCATCAACACCAACATCCGCCCAGCCGCCTACACCATCAGCAACACCAATTGCTTGCTCATCTATGCAAATAAAATGAGCATCCTCTCCACCTTTCTCTTCCTTATCAGGATGTGGCAGGTAACATGATCCTGATATTAGCTTCAGGGTTCTGTCCCCCATAATAATTCTGAACAACCAAACAAGATATCCATGTAAAAACAGTgagaaacaacaaaaagaaaactccGTTGTAAAGCTACAGAAACCCTCCTCTTTCAGACTGCTAAGCCCATTTGACAAAGTTCAAACCCTCTCCCAGCGaattttgttttcccttttgGTATTAGGAGAAGGGGGACCCGCACACAGTCCAGACCACAAAAGGTGAATGATAATATTCATTTCATAGGCATAGTTTGTTCCAGACCCACCAATTCTGTTTCTAATTAGAAAATAGTGAGTACATGCTATAGAGGACAACCTTAAATTGTAGCATCCATAAATCAACTAAATTGCCCAATTAAGTACAAAGCAAATGATAGACAATGGAGATCATTAATCAATCAATTAAGATGACTAGGAAAAACAAACGTTGAAGAATATGAGAGCGCATACTGGCCAGACAAAATGGTGGAGTCCACAAGCTGTTCATCACGAGAATTGCTGTCAAAAGAAACATCAGCCCCTGTAGAATAGCATGCAGAAGATGAAATATGGACATTCTTTGAACGTGGCTTGACAAATAAACTGGGGTCATTATTCCACCGCAAACTGTCAAAACTAAAATTCCCACAGATAAGATGACTGCTGGGCTGTTTTTGCCTTCTGAAACTCAAGGTAGCTTTGTGGCATCTGCTACGGCTTCCATTGTTGTAAAAAACACCAGTAGGTTTTGAGAATTCTAATGCATTTCCGCAACTTGTGATCAATTCATCGACATAAACATCTCCCAATAAAGCTTTGGAAGTAGAAGCAGTCATAGATTTTCTCTTGCCGTCACAGCCAAGAGGAAACCGAGAAGTGCCAGAGATCAAAGAAGCTGAATATGGCAAGGAATGCAACAGCACTGAATTCCCAAACAACAAATCCCCAGGTCCAAATAGCAAATTTATTGAACAACGCCACCCACCTCTTTGCTGAACTGTTGCCCGAGGGAAAGCAGAATAGATAGTAGTATTCAGCTTTGAGAAAATGCCAGATTGCATCTTAGCCTTGTAGATAGAATGCCCTTAAATCAGTTACTCTctccaagaaaatccaaccttgGATATCATCTAGAACATAAGATATCATTATCCCCTCACCAATTAACATATACGCAATTTATGCAAAGCCTTCGCAATTTATGAAGCCTACTATGAAAAGAGAAAACGGGGTATTACAAGGCGTGAACGCTAAAAGGATGCAGAAACACACACAAAGGCAGAGATTGTTAAGAACACagtacaaataattaaatttacctctTCATAAGCTTAAACTTTTTAGACAAGTGGTGATGTTTATATAGTATTAGAGCATAAGTCCTGATTTTAAACCCAACTCTATACTctatcctatttaattaaatatttcacgtgttgggCTCATTTATTGAGGTAGAGTCTAGCCCACACACGAGGGAGAGCCTGGCCCACACATCAAGAGAGCAATTCACTAAAgccccgtttagatagtgagatgagatgagatagttttaaattaaaattgaataaaatattattagaatattattttcaaatattattattattttgagatttgaaaaaattgaattatttattatattttgtatgaaaattttaaaaagttgtaagaTCGAACAGTTTTTGTATCCAATCAGGGCCTAAGATGGCCAGTTCCACCAAGTTATTTAACCGAAAACAAATCCTCTGGCCTTGAAAAAATCTAGCGGCCAAAAGCTATCTGGGATGTTGCTTTCCTTTCTCggaattaaaattaaactcagAAAACAACAGATAGTGAACTTAAACTCATactcgagaaaaaaaaaatcgaactTTACAACATTACTTAAACATAACCGAATTacttggaaataattatttacatagAAACAACCGAACccatttttaaatttgttagctTAAACAATACAGAATCCCAGAAGCAGAAACAGCAtgcccatttaaaaaaaactgcttaAGTATCCCAAAACAAAACCCCACAATCTATGCATTTCTAGCCCTAAGTAATCGAAAAATAAACCGCTTTAAAAATCGAACCGGTAGAAAAAGATTGAAGTCTGACACATGATTAtcagaatttttgaaaaaatctcacCTCGTTCTTACCGAATACGATATTTGAGCCCTCCCTAGAAAACAGCTCCGAATGTGATCTATCCAGAGAAACACTCAGCTGGCTGCATAGAGAAGCTCCTCTCCCCTTCCGCTTCTGCGTAAGGTCCACAACAACCTAAAAAGAACCAGGTGGGACCAGAGGGTCATCGGTATTGTACTTTTCTCCGATAATTTGTTGGACATAAAAGTCCCCATGAGCGCGCGCAGAAACAGGAACATAGTAACCATTAAAATCGAAATCATTTATAGGTATATggtaatttaacatttttaagcGCGAAAACGTTGAATCCTGGCACGTGATAAGAGGCACGTGGCTTCACCTATATGGTAATCTAGGTTCTGCCTCTCTTTTTGGAATTATCTATtaaattttggatttatttttttaaaataaaatttaaaacataatgaaTAATATcgtatttcaaaataaaaattaaattggttAGGAAATATTCTAGCTATATATGAATTagacaaaaataatctcataaaatgatgtgatatgatgtagtttgttaaattgtaaatttatttttattgtaaagtagatataataGATTACATAAAGTCatgttagtttataaaattacttttatataatttatttatgattgtAACAGTAcgataaaaatatgaatataacattatctcaaatattatgttttgttatgaataatCTTGTCCTCCATGCGTTataataaagttttttatttcaactctaGCTTTGAAGTTTAACTCATATCATAGTGTCGGGAAGTTATGCTCATAAACATTGTAACACTCTCAACTGATAATGCTACACTAATGTTATATTCGGAAAGAATAATTATGTTTGTATCTAGGCGCAGAGAACATACATATGatagaatttatttaaatttgaaattaaaaaatttaaatcctacaaattaaatcatatattaaaaattatgttaaGTATGTATCCTCCACACTCGCctacaaatagaattattcattttaaaatattactagaaGCATGATTGTACCTCGCTTAGACctagtttagatagtgagttgagatgaaatgaaatgaaagttgaataaaatattattttttaatattatttttattttaatatttaaaaatattaattttttattatattttttttaagtttagaaaaatagtaataatgaaATCTATCAAAATCAGGCCTTAATCCACCCTTTTGTATTCACCTATTCACACCGGTCCAGGCCAGTCTTTCTGAAAAGAGAATATTTAGAGCTGACCCAAGTGGCTCAAAACTTATAAGTCCATATTGTTTTACCCTTTGGGTTTGGAATAGAAAGAGCTAAAGCCTGCTACGGGAACTTGGGCTTTCGGCCATATTCGAAGTCGAAGAACAAATTGCTTGTTTTCTTATTAGTGAGAGGCCCAATCATTTTAGGTTGAATAGACacttcttatataaaataatttgattttttatttctttgccaTGAACTCTTTtactcaaatttatttatataaaggaTTGCCAAATGACCTCTTTTTTTATCgatttattttcatacatttttttatattcttaagtatttaaaaaaattcacaatatcattaaagaataattccttaattattaaataaataaataaattggtaGTTTTCTCAAGTCTTGGTAGACTAGACCCCGTTTGGATagaaaaagtatttcatctcatctcatcattacaatttttttaaattttcacataaaatataataaataatttaattttttaaaatcttaaaataataataatattaaaaaataatattataataatattttatttaactattaatttttattccaattaattttatctcaactcactatctaaatcacAACTAATCATTATCCTTATATACAATCCCTACAACTACTGAAAGGGCATATTAATCCAGTTAGGTATATAGTGCAATAGACGGCAAAATGTCTATTTGAAAGCATATTTACTATTAGTATACCTCCAgtcttttgatttttataaaggGAAAGATCCAcctgttatatatatgtatgtatgtatgtaactAAGGTAATTTTGTCTACCAAAGATTctcgttaaaaaaaaatccagctAGCTACATGAAACTGAAAGCGAAAGGAGAACAACACACCACAACAATAATTTCACATGCATTGTATTCGAGACGTTCACTGTTTCCTTTTGGTTGAATTTAGTGATCGGTACTGTAACTTCAGATCTGAATAAATTGTGACGATACAGAgaatatgagattgatttttcttttttaattttaattttggaaaatgatttatataattatttaccAGCTCTGCATATTCTTTAtagaatttacataaaaaaaattatttttttaatgataaacctCACTgtctaaaaaaaatacttgagaattacatactttaaaattatatatagcattacttttatattttatttttatcattatggaATCAATACAATCTGCCAACCATACTAGATTCTGTATATCATTTCTCGTAGAAAATGCATTAGATATACAAATTAAACAATCTCATATCAGTTGAtctcatataataattatattttttttaaacttttatacaaaatataataaataatttatttttttcaaattctaaaataaaaataatatattctatcaaaagaattatattaaaaaattatattctaacaatattttatttaacttttaacttttacctcatctcatcttatctgtataATCAAACAAGGCAATTTATACAGTACTGTTACAGTCTACACAGCAATAGATGTGTATCCGAATTTAGGACCTCAAATGAATTCAACCTCGattgtttttacagataaaataaattgagattaaagttaaaagttaaataaaatattactagaatatatttttttaatattatattttttaaaaatttaaaaaatttaaattaattattttattttttgtgagaacatatatgttctttttttttttttataacatataacTGCCATTTTCAATCTCAGTATATGTTCACTTTGTCGTGAATAAAATGGAGAACCGTCCAAGTATGCATCTTTTGTCAAGCATACTGGAAATATGATGATTTTTTAGGCATCTAAAGTCCAAATTCAATAAATGGCGATTCTTGTTTTGTGGTCCACTCCAGCTGTGGTACGACTTGGCTTCCAAAAGAACTGACCACAATAAATTCTTTCTTATCTTGAATATTATATAACAGAAACAGTAATAAAGTATtaacttttctaaaattatgAAGAGTAAATTTTACAAACCACTACGTCAATTAAAGTtcctaataatttaataaattgtaattaaagaaagatggtatttaaataagtttttggaaaaataaatcataaagtTTACTATAAAAGTAATGGGATTAATAAAAGTAATGGGATTATGATTCACAGAGTTGCCAAAACTTTAGGACATTAGATGATGCTGCAGGTTTATTTGGAAGAAGTTATGATGAAGTTGGGACTGTGTAAGAAGTGGATTGATTTGGTTATGAATTGTGTCAAAACAATGAGTTATTATGTATTCATCAATGGGAAACTAGGAAAAAGAATATTTCCTCAAAGAGATTTGAGACAAGCAGACCCTTTGTCTCCTTATCTATTCATCCTCTGTGCTGAAGGTTTAAATCCTTTACTTACTaggtaattctacatacaatcgtaaagTGTGTAAACGCcgtgtaatcgctttgaaaaaaagtatgatccactattaacaaattaatttttttcatgtgggtcctatattttattaatttttttcaaagcgattacacagcggttgcacaattcacgattgcaaatatctttCCTCTAAGTAGCTCAGATGACAAAGGAGAAACAAGGGAAGTGACAGTGGCTAGGGGAGGAACTCGAGTGAATCACTTGTTGTTTGTTGATTACTGCCTTTAGTTTGGAAGGGCAAGGGAGGAGGAATGGGTTAGAATTCAAAATTTGTTGTTGAAATATGAAATGGTCTCTAGACAGTTTCTAAATGAAGATAAAAcaacagtattttttttagctCAAATTCGAGAGAGGAAGTCAAATGGAGGATAAAGGAATGGGGGGGTACAGTGATGAGAGGAAGCTATGAAAAGTACCTAGGGTTACCTCCTATTGTGGGAAGGTCTAAGTATAATACATTTAGAAGCATTAAAGAGGGGGTTTGGAAGAAAATCAACAATTGGAAAAACACTTTTTTGTCTGCAGCTGAGAAAGAAATTCTAATTAAGGCAGTACTTCAAGTCATCCCAACCTACATAATGAGTGTTTTTTAACTTCCAAAAGTCTGTGTAATGAGCTAAACATGATGCTTGCTAAGTTTTGGTGGGGGAAAGACCAGAAACCTAGCAATGTACATTGGTGCAACTGGGAGAAATTGAGGAAGCAGAAAGATAGAAGGGGTCTTGGTTTCAGGGATCTAGATTGCTTTAACTTGGCTTTACATGCCAAACAGGAGTGGAGGTTTATCTAAAACCCAAGTAGCATGGTAGCCAAGATTTTTTTAGAGAAGTATTTCAGATCCTCTTCCTTTTTAGAAGCTAAACTGGGTCATAGTCCATATCTCATATGGCGAAGTGTTTGGAATGCAGTGGATTTATTGAGAGAGGGACTGAGATGGAGGGTGGGCAAAGGAAATGATATCAAGCTTTGGGGACATAAATGATTACCTACTCCTTTTACTTTTAGCATTCAATCCCCAATTTCAATATTGGACAAAGAGGCAAAAGCATGTGATCTTATGAAGGGTTGTGGAGAGTGGATGAGTAGTTAATTGAAAGAATCTTTAACAATGAAGCAGCTGATAATTTGCAACATTCCTTTAGGTAGAATGAATGTTGAAGATAAGTTAATATGGAGTTATGATGAAAAAGGGCAATTTTCTGTGAAGAGTGCTTATGTGTTAGAGTTTGACAGAAAAATAGCAATATCAGGTAAAGCTTAGGGGGAAGAGAAGTGGATAGAAGATTGAGAGGTATATGGGAATTGAAGGTTCCAAGGAAGGACAAGCTTTTTATGTAGAGAGCAGGAAATGAGAACCTAGCTACTAGAAGGAATATACTGCTCAGGAAAATTACTGATGATTCAAAATGTCATATTTGCAAGGAGGAGGAAACTGTTATGCACGTTTTATGGCAGTGCCCAACTGCAAGTGATGTATGGTCAGGTTTTAGCAATGTAGTACAGAAGTGAAGCAAGAATGAAGAAGATCTGTTGTCTCTTTGAGAGAAGTTACTGGGAAAGGTGGATAAAACTGAGATGGGAGAGATAGCCATTGTAACGAGGTTGACACTTCCATACGATATTGTAAGATTTCCCGTGTCTTTATATTTATTGGTGCATTTTTCGTTTAAGGATGGATGTTAACAATATGGTCGAGTGACCATCTCCACTCACGCAGCGGCTCTTCATGGTAGTATTTTTGGAACGCTCgttcatgactttcttgatgataaatgattgaaaaataaacaaataaaaacttgaattcaattcaactctcaaatcattaaactcatatcaattcGATACATCTTTACACGTGTAACCCataactttttcaatttaacacatttttacacgtgggactcataactttttttaacttctcataaatacatctaaactcatcttaacatttaaacacatttaaactcatcttaggtgaatcatacaaagaaaaatactactttgTCTACTCCATTTGTCTCCTCATTTTGAcatctcatgtattttaattttttttaatttttttacttaatagttaagaaagtaattattagtgtattgatatatttttatattttttaaaaatattttaaaatgattaaaaaatataaataaaaataaaattttgaactaaCGGTAAAATGGAGGGGTACACTCTAAgtggcagagtagcaccgcttgTCATGCAAAACTCACTTTactatcttaatttattataatttatagatttttttattcattttaactcTAACTTAACATCGAAACGGAGCCTAAAAGCTAACATCCATGCCATGAACTCTCGGTGGCGTTTACTCTTGCACCCAGATATATCAACAAATATCAAACATTTTGATCCGAAGTAATAGCCGAAAAAAATAAAGCAGTCAAAATTCTTGAATTAATAAAGCAgtcaaaattcacaaactgaatTTTGgctatatttagatgttgagctgagttaaattgagttaaattgagttgaaatgataaaatattattagaatattattttttaatattattattattttaaattttaaaaaaattaaattatttattatattttatattaaaatttaaaaaaattataataataaatagagatgagtaaagataaatttaattaccaAACGAAGATTATAAACCCTATAAAAGCTATTTTCCCACAAATGACTGATAGCAAAGGCTGGTATTTATGTGAAAGATGCCAGAAAATGTGATGCATGTTCAATTATTGCTATGGAGACCTAAGTTCcagttttaaattataaaaaacttcTCGGACTGTGGATAGGTTGAAAACATTAAATACGTAGATAGACATGACATCAATGTCAAAGCAGTGGCACCGTACTGTCAATTAAACATTGAAATTGTGAATGTATTAAAGCATGGATACAGTACAAGACacgtgaatttttttaaaggaaaatgttcTGTACATCGACATCGAAAAAGTGTactgatagttttttttatttaattctaatttggataatgatttAAGAAGaactgaaataaattaaaatttaaaaataaataaattattattatttttttaaaatttaaaaaattaaattatttattatatt
Above is a genomic segment from Juglans microcarpa x Juglans regia isolate MS1-56 chromosome 1D, Jm3101_v1.0, whole genome shotgun sequence containing:
- the LOC121252924 gene encoding probable protein phosphatase 2C 80 isoform X1: MQSGIFSKLNTTIYSAFPRATVQQRGGWRCSINLLFGPGDLLFGNSVLLHSLPYSASLISGTSRFPLGCDGKRKSMTASTSKALLGDVYVDELITSCGNALEFSKPTGVFYNNGSRSRCHKATLSFRRQKQPSSHLICGNFSFDSLRWNNDPSLFVKPRSKNVHISSSACYSTGADVSFDSNSRDEQLVDSTILSGQIIMGDRTLKLISGSCYLPHPDKEEKGGEDAHFICIDEQAIGVADGVGGWADVGVDAGLFARELMSYSVAAIQEEPMGSIDPARVLEKAHSSTKAKGSSTACIIALTDEGLHAINLGDSGFVVVRDGCIVFQSPVQQHGFNFTFQLESGSGGDLPSSGQVFTIPVTAGDVIIAGTDGLFDNLYNNEVTAVVVHAVRAGLEPQVTAQKIAALARQRAVDRNRPTPFSTAAQEAGFSYYGGKLDDITVVVSYVTSSVGV
- the LOC121252924 gene encoding probable protein phosphatase 2C 80 isoform X2; protein product: MQSGIFSKLNTTIYSAFPRATVQQRASLISGTSRFPLGCDGKRKSMTASTSKALLGDVYVDELITSCGNALEFSKPTGVFYNNGSRSRCHKATLSFRRQKQPSSHLICGNFSFDSLRWNNDPSLFVKPRSKNVHISSSACYSTGADVSFDSNSRDEQLVDSTILSGQIIMGDRTLKLISGSCYLPHPDKEEKGGEDAHFICIDEQAIGVADGVGGWADVGVDAGLFARELMSYSVAAIQEEPMGSIDPARVLEKAHSSTKAKGSSTACIIALTDEGLHAINLGDSGFVVVRDGCIVFQSPVQQHGFNFTFQLESGSGGDLPSSGQVFTIPVTAGDVIIAGTDGLFDNLYNNEVTAVVVHAVRAGLEPQVTAQKIAALARQRAVDRNRPTPFSTAAQEAGFSYYGGKLDDITVVVSYVTSSVGV